The DNA region ATATATGTTTATATCAACAATTTGCGATATATAACTAGCTAATAACGAACCAACAAAAGCTATATGATACATACTAAACATTTGATTAAAAAGATTATTATCAATTTTAGACCAGCTAGTTGCATTAAGTAAACTGAAAACTTTAATGATTACAGCAACTAATATATTCATTAATATTGCCATTCTAATGCAGTATTTTGCATGATTTTTTCCATAAAATTCAGCTATTATATCTGTAATTAGAAAATTTATAGGATACAATATAGCTCCTACAGAAAGTTCAAAAATATGCAACCCGAAAAACGGCAAATAAACAAATTTTTGATAAACCATATTGTTAGTTATAACTAATACAGAAAATAGAACACATAATGCTAT from Orientia tsutsugamushi str. Boryong includes:
- a CDS encoding queuosine precursor transporter, translating into MHQKNILILTDQNKLYIALCVLFSVLVITNNMVYQKFVYLPFFGLHIFELSVGAILYPINFLITDIIAEFYGKNHAKYCIRMAILMNILVAVIIKVFSLLNATSWSKIDNNLFNQMFSMYHIAFVGSLLASYISQIVDINIYLGLKSLTKGKYLLVRNNVSTAISLFIDTCIVVGFLCIFKILPIQIAFNLIFNSYTFKLLFTILSTPLFYLAVTILTRVQYKK